A single region of the Pyricularia oryzae 70-15 chromosome 4, whole genome shotgun sequence genome encodes:
- a CDS encoding CAMK/CAMK1 protein kinase: MRTLDSTLSSVKVILEDQSVSPPCLCSYHLYPGQMLRFGREPDANDVAIVHSAVSRKHLEFYVIMFDDSPDHQPMVYVRDRQSTNGTFVNGYLIGQGALKTPGRLLSNCDFVTIEPHWRFTIDQDDTPTVRNSLPPLRPADAKVNFVIRSLGSGAYATVFLAEDRKTHRQVMCKAHRLDRLPGDYILRAEQEAVILSQLDHPNIMAFKQAYRTDTAFLLFADLATGGDLYSLLIARGYFSELETKWIVRQIVFAVDYMHTKGIAHRDLKLENIMCAVFPSSTDRFLLGVKDVFNHKSVHPDTKRQSFSLTATSMDLV; the protein is encoded by the exons ATGCGAACTCTGGACTCGACGCTTTCGTCCGTCAAAGTGATCCTGGAGGATCAGAGCGTATCGCCTCCGTGCCTTTGTTCATACCACCTCTACCCTGGACAGATGCTGCGTTTTGGCCGAGAGCCAGACGCCAATGATGTTGCCATCGTGCACAGTGCTGTCTCAAGAAAACACCTTGAATTCTATGTCATCATGTTCGACGACAGTCCAGATCATCAACCAATGGTCTATGTCAGGGACAGGCAGTCGACGAATGGGACATTTGTAAATGGCTATCTCATTGGCCAAGGGGCACTCAAGACTCCTGGGAGACTGCTTTCCAATTGTGATTTCGTGACGATTGAGCCACATTGGAGGTTCACGATAGACCAAGATGACACCCCCACCGTCAGGAATTCTTTACCCCCATTGCGGCCAGCGGATGCAAAGGTGAATTTTGTGAT TCGAAGTCTTGGAAGTGGAGCTTATGCCACAGTCTTTCTTGCCGAGGACAGAAAGACTCATCGGCAGGTCATG TGCAAAGCTCATCGGTTGGACAGGCTTCCAGGCGATTACATCCTACGCGCTGAGCAAGAAGCTGTCATCCTCAGTCAGTTGGATCAT CCCAACATCATGGCTTTCAAGCAGGCCTATCGGACAGATACAGCTTT CCTTCTCTTCGCCGACCTTGCCACAGGTGGTGATCTCTACTCACTCTTAATCGCTCGCGGCTACTTTTCCGAACTTGAGACCAAATGGATAGTTCGACAGATTGTTTTTGCCGTGGATTATATGCACACCAAGGGGATAGCCCATCGTGATCTCAAGCTTGAGAACATCATGTGTGCTGTGTTTCCATCATCGACAGATAGGTTC CTACTCGGAGTCAAGGACGTCTTCAATCACAAGTCGGTACATCCCGACACCAAGCGCC AGAGCTTCTCCTTGACAGCTACGAGCATGGATTTGGTGTAG
- a CDS encoding SWR1-complex protein 5, producing the protein MATTATIPPDPEVEEEYASSEDSDFAPEDAGARESSPDDSDDEDVPPDATSATAPKRKRIANNEEPQNVGFENSGDEAIIEKAKTKRQKKARKANQDGDDGGDGGLIKTRSQRAQEKAERKAIAVSGPVTVDIDALWAQMNNPNPAVQASHQADVATKVEAVAAAVVNAGDTDKTTTTESTTQVPQTIKIKRTYNFAGKVHTEEKLVSRDSAEAKLYLESIGEGAIPEAAHEDGDQPRRRPKKAFRSAFEPISDQLASRRDLNLGIAARMEARDLAKDANAKKLTTVEKSRMDWAGYVDKEGIQDELKLAGKSKHSYAERQGFLARSEARREDDARKARMATRA; encoded by the exons ATGGCGACTACGGCGACCATTCCTCCCGACCCTGAAGTCGAGGAAGAATACGCGTCTTCCGAAGACTCTGATTTTGCGCCAGAAGATGCCGGAGCCCGTGAATCTTCACCTGACGAttccgacgacgaggatgtgCCGCCAGATGCCACATCTGCGACTGCACCCAAGCGCAAGCGCATCGCCAACAACGAAGAACCACAAAATGTCGGTTTCGAAAATTCTGGAGACGAGGCCATCATAGAGAAAGCCAAGACAAAGCGACAGAAGAAGGCCAGGAAAGCGAACCAGGATggggacgacggcggcgacggcggcttgATCAAGACACGCAGTCAACGAGCGCAAGA GAAAGCTGAGCGGAAGGCAATTGCCGTCTCTGGCCCCGTCACCGTCGACATCGATGCGCTATGGGCCCAGATGAATAACCCAAACCCTGCTGTTCAAGCAAGCCACCAGGCGGATGTTGCCACCAAGGTTGAGGCCGTTGCAGCCGCAGTGGTCAATGCTGGTGATACGGACAAGACAACTACCACGGAAAGTACCACTCAGGTTCCACAAACGATCAAAATAAAAAGGACATACAACTTCGCCGGGAAGGTTCACACAGAGGAAAAACTTGTCTCGCGAGATTCGGCAGAGGCCAAGCTTTACCTCGAGTCTATCGGAGAAGGCGCAATACCGGAGGCAGCTCATGAAGACGGCGATCAGCCAAGGAGGAGGCCCAAGAAGGCATTTCGATCTGCGTTCGAGCCAATATCAGACCAGCTCGCGTCTCGCAGAGACCTGAACCTGGGAATAGCGGCCAGGATGGAGGCCAGGGATCTTGCAAAGGATGCCAACGCCAAGAAGCTCACAACAGTCGAGAAGAGCAGGATGGACTGGGCTGGCTACGTTGACAAGGAGGGCATCCAGGATGAGCTCAAGCTCGCTGGCAAATCAAAACACTCCTACGCCGAGCGGCAGGGGTTCTTGGCTCGTAGCGAGGCAAGGAGGGAAGACGATGCAAGAAAAGCTCGTATGGCTACGCGGGCTTAA
- a CDS encoding WD repeat-containing protein 70, with protein MSDSEDFDVEGSNLAKDDPMRAFLPESFGKKGKEANIAAQIDRSRRTVDQKQAKKVQDDAVSKQSKPHSDGSSADDSDDDSDSDSDDDEDEYPVSHELVLKTHEKAVTAVSLDPAGSRLGTGSLDCTIKLHDFASMTPTTLRAFKSVDPWETKKSAASAESHPINQILFSPLSGGQFLCITAHPQAKVMSRDGDILAEFVKGDMYLRDMHNTKGHIGEVSAGAWSPTDRNLCVTAGSDSTLRIWDINNKRSQKDIIVFKSKAAGAAGRSKMTAVAWSSPLQGGNNALVAAALDGTLVMYSGDGPFTRPAAEVQAAHKPGTWTSGIDISADGRMIVTRGGDDLIKLWDTRKLKVPVVTASHTSTSDSFRMTNIKYSPNSTSILTGSANGDLHILNPGTLRPDLVTPVTPGSPLIVVDWHDKLNQIVTGSANAEIHVLYNPNMSARGAVDVMKRAPKKRHIDDNPALTMDQSVGISGDSIITPGAMGGRRGGVTASGRSLDPRRPQVQKVTPFGRSQPDEKHVEENIPLSRMLHEDPREALLKYADVAAKDPMFTNAWKDTQPVTQYAEESDEEVDEGPERKKQKK; from the coding sequence ATGAGTGACAGCGAGGATTTCGATGTGGAAGGCTCAAATTTAGCCAAGGATGACCCTATGCGAGCATTCCTCCCCGAGTCGTTCGGCAAGAAAGGCAAAGAAGCAAACATTGCGGCCCAGATTGACAGGAGCCGGCGAACGGTTGATCAAAAACAAGCCAAAAAGGTGCAGGATGATGCCGTATCAAAGCAGTCAAAGCCACATTCTGACGGCAGCAGCGCGGACGATTCTGACGACGACTCCGACTCCGACTctgacgacgatgaggacgaaTATCCAGTCTCCCACGAGCTCGTGCTCAAGACGCACGAAAAGGCCGTCACCGCGGTATCTTTGGATCCCGCCGGCTCGCGGCTAGGCACGGGATCACTCGACTGTACCATCAAGCTTCACGATTTTGCCTCGATGACGCCGACCACGCTGCGCGCATTCAAGAGCGTCGATCCTTGGGAGACCAAAAAGTCGGCTGCCTCAGCAGAGTCACACCCGATTAACCAAATCCTGTTCAGCCCCCTGTCAGGCGGCCAATTCCTTTGCATAACGGCGCACCCACAGGCAAAGGTTATGTCAAGAGACGGCGATATTCTAGCCGAGTTTGTCAAAGGCGACATGTATCTCCGAGATATGCACAACACCAAGGGGCACATAGGTGAGGTATCGGCTGGTGCCTGGAGTCCTACAGACAGGAACTTGTGTGTCACGGCAGGCTCCGACAGCACGCTCCGGATATGGGACATCAACAATAAGAGGTCGCAAAAGGACATCATCGTCTTCAAATCCAAGGCTGCGGGTGCGGCAGGCCGCTCCAAAATGACCGCGGTCGCTTGGTCGTCTCCACTACAGGGAGGCAACAACGCTCTAGTAGCAGCAGCACTGGATGGTACCCTTGTCATGTACAGTGGTGATGGGCCCTTCACTCGGCCGGCAGCTGAGGTACAAGCTGCACACAAGCCGGGTACCTGGACCAGCGGAATCGACATCAGTGCAGACGGCCGGATGATTGTCACAAGAGGCGGCGATGATCTCATCAAGCTGTGGGATACACGTAAACTTAAGGTGCCAGTCGTAACAGCTTCTCACACTTCTACGTCGGACAGTTTCCGGATGACCAATATCAAGTATTCTCCAAACTCAACCAGCATTCTCACGGGCTCGGCGAATGGCGACCTTCACATTCTCAATCCTGGGACTCTTCGGCCAGATTTGGTGACACCGGTCACACCAGGGTCTCCTCTAATCGTCGTGGACTGGCACGATAAACTGAACCAGATTGTCACCGGCTCTGCTAACGCTGAGATCCACGTGCTCTACAACCCAAACATGTCCGCACGCGGTGCAGTGGATGTCATGAAGCGTGcaccgaaaaagaggcacATCGATGATAATCCTGCCTTGACCATGGATCAGAGCGTCGGAATATCGGGCGACTCTATCATTACACCCGGTGCCATGGGTGGCCGCCGGGGTGGTGTAACGGCCTCTGGGCGTTCTTTAGATCCCAGGAGACCGCAGGTCCAAAAGGTGACCCCATTTGGGAGAAGCCAACCGGACGAGAAGCATGTCGAAGAAAACATTCCTCTTAGTCGTATGCTTCACGAAGATCCTCGAGAGGCTCTGCTCAAATATGCGGACGTTGCTGCCAAGGACCCTATGTTCACAAACGCATGGAAAGATACCCAGCCAGTGACACAGTACGCGGAGGAAAGCGACGAAGAAGTCGACGAGGGCCCAGAACGaaagaaacagaaaaaatAA
- a CDS encoding short chain dehydrogenase, whose product MKSSNKVALVVGASRGIGRQIALDLARNKYKVVVAAKSMSDASKVVPFPPNPNSPNSTINTVEREIREAGDDATAVQVDTRDFESVQRLVEQTIEIYGRIDVLIYNSGAIWWASVAETPMKRFQLMQRVNPEGLYATVQATLPHMTKQRQGRILVVSPPIYSRFFRGKTAYAIGKIGMSVLTKGLAMDLERQGLDEIAITSLWPAVAIESAATEAFIQQNPDEARDLRKPTIFSDAILEILRAPAKVVNGMLALDEDFLRDHAGVTDFSAYSVVAGAQPRRIMPADLPDLTVAEQDDEGRTHDSSRTTKGRSKI is encoded by the exons ATGAAGTCAAGCAACAAAGTTGCCCTGGTTGTTGGGGCCTCCAGAGGCATCGGACGCCAAATCGCCCTTGACCTGGCCAGGAACAAGTACAAAG TCGTCGTGGCTGCCAAATCTATGAGCGATGCAAGCAAGGTCGTGCCATTCCCGCCGAATCCAAACTCACCAAACTCTACTATCAATACGGTAGAAAGAGAAATCAGAGAGGCTGGTGATGATGCGACGGCAGTTCAGGTCGACACCAGGGATTTCGAATCCGTGCAAAGACTGGTAGAGCAGACTATTGAG ATATATGGTCGGATAGACGTCTTGATCTATAACTCTGGTGCCATCTGGTGGGCTTCGGTGGCGGAGACTCCAATGAAGAGGTTCCAGTTGATGCAGCGTGTCAACCCAGAAGGGCTCTATGCCACGGTCCAGGCTACACTGCCGCATATGACCAAGCAGCGTCAAGGTAGGATCTTAGTGGTGAGCCCTCCGATATACAGTCGATTTTTCCGAGGAAAGACAGCATACGCAATAGGCAAGATTGGCATGTCCGTCTTGACCAAGGGCTTGGCAATGGATCTGGAACGCCAAGGCCTGGATGAGATAGCCATCACAAGCCTATGGCCAGCTGTG GCCATAGAGTCGGCGGCCACTGAGGCGTTTATTCAGCAGAATCCCGACGAGGCCAGGGACTTGAGGAAGCCAACGATTTTTTCCGATGCCATCCTTGAAATTCTCAGAGCACCAGCCAAGGTGGTAAACGGCATGCTGGCGCTGGATGAGGACTTTCTAAGAGACCACGCCGGTGTCACAGACTTTTCCGCGTATTCGGTCGTAGCTGGTGCTCAGCCGCGGCGCATCATGCCCGCGGATCTTCCCGACCTTACGGTAGCGGAGCAGGATGATGAAGGCCGGACACATGACAGCTCCCGGACCACGAAGGGGAGATCGAAGATATAG
- a CDS encoding SNF2 family ATP-dependent chromatin-remodeling factor snf21, whose translation MASVQTMPAAQQQSQQGQQPVPQQAQIPGQQPQHQGTAMPASLGQQQLSEMLFRYQQLKKQGVPPNNPEFARLSQILHNFQQQQKMRKQAQQQQQHQQQMQMQHSATNGSSIGAPSEATHEQAPPKANQPQPSSASDSGHPTPSNNAAAPITSASPSAAPRSSGAFTPQQLKLLRTQFKTFGFLRKNAGVPLHLQQVIAAARKQRQAAIAEQHAGATPTAGAKVSPGTVVPPALPNGADASQSPAVEEPKQPGFTSFKDPYTEGVIRKSISYFEHGQRSNRPFVPGIMPIGIDFEQLRSDRETIILNRMSARYNELQKLAGNMAHWDTAQDEVVPDESLKRKAIIEMMKIQLYSKQRAFREKAGRLMINYDNLAMTTNRSHYRRMKKQNVREARITEKLEKDQRNAREIRERKKHTDFLQAVFTHRNEMHASAQAQQSKMSRLGRWMTNHHSNIEKEEQKRIERNAKQRLQALKANDEEAYLKLLDQAKDTRITHLLRQTDGFLHQLTASVKAQQRQAAERYGGEEIIDDEELPDSDDEESNRKIDYYAVAHRIKEEVTAQASILVGGTLKEYQIKGLQWMISLYNNNLNGILADEMGLGKTIQTISLITYLIEKKQQHGPYLVIVPLSTLTNWTLEFEKWAPSVTRVVYKGPPNARKQQQDKIRQGRFQVLLTTYEYIIKDRPILSKIKWFHMIIDEGHRMKNSNSKLTSTIQQYYQTRFRLILTGTPLQNNLAELWAMLNFTLPNIFKSAKTFDEWFNTPFANTGGQDKMELTEEEQILVIRRLHKVLRPFLLRRLKKDVEKDLPDKTEKVIKCKFSALQSRLYNQMVKHQKLVVSDGKGGKTGARGLSNMIMQLRKLCNHPFVFDEVENQMNPTNTSNDLLWRTAGKFELLDRVLPKYKASGHRVLMFFQMTAIMDIMEDFLRFRGIQYLRLDGTTKSEDRSDLLYQFNRPDSPYFMFLLSTRAGGLGLNLQTADTVIIYDSDWNPHQDLQAQDRAHRIGQKNEVRILRLISSSSVEEKILDRARFKLDMDGKIIQAGRFDNKSSETDRDAMLRTLLETADMAENGEQEEMDDEELNMILARNEAELAIFQEMDEQRSKDPIYGTAAGCKGVPRLMAETELPEIYLGDGNPVEEEQETILGRGARERTKVKYDDGLTEEQWLMAVDDDDDSPEAAAARKQARKDKRETNRLKRLAAGIASPENSPTASRASTEEPQIETPVKKRGRKPGSKNVEKRKAEDGDDEPPAKKRRGPQGRPKAVKTGSPHRALLQKSLGNLYEALMELEVDDIDPEAKDEDDEPLKRLIIGPFIKLPPKRDFPDYYQFIAKPIAMKQIETRIKKEEYSNLSDLKSDIELLCNNCRQYNEDGSILYSDANIIEKFFNERLEAELSSHPELQELEVGSSKDHDTSVAPSTATGTPQPAAATATRIKIVTNGTNQPNGTTNGNAGEEE comes from the exons ATGGCCTCGGTCCAGACCATGCCTGCGGCTCAGCAGCAGTCCCAGCAGGGACAGCAGCCTGTCCCCCAACAGGCTCAGATCCCCGGACAGCAACCACAACACCAGGGGACAGcaatgcctgcgtcactagGCCAGCAACAACTGTCGGAAATGCTGTTTCGGTATCAGCAACTAAAGAAGCAAGGAGTTCCGCCTAACAACCCCGAATTCGCCCGACTGTCACAGATTCTCCATAACttccaacaacaacaaaagatGCGAAAGCAagcgcagcaacaacagcagcaccagcagcagatgCAGATGCAACATTCGGCAACCAACGGTAGCTCGATTGGTGCCCCCTCCGAAGCGACGCACGAACAGGCCCCCCCTAAAGCTAACCAGCCTCAACCAAGTTCTGCTTCCGACTCTGGTCACCCGACACCATCGAATAATGCGGCCGCCCCCATCACATCTGCTTCACCGTCTGCCGCCCCAAGATCCAGCGGCGCTTTTACACCACAGCAGCTCAAGCTTCTTCGAACGCAGTTTAAGACTTTTGGGTTTCTCAGGAAGAACGCAGGGGTGCCTCTGCATCTACAGCAAGTGATAGCAGCAGCGCGTAAGCAGAGGCAAGCAGCTATCGCCGAGCAACATGCAGGAGCAACGCCGACTGCTGGTGCCAAGGTAAGTCCTGGCACCGTAGTGCCCCCGGCTCTGCCTAACGGTGCTGATGCTTCCCAGTCACCCGCCGTTGAGGAGCCCAAGCAGCCGGGCTTCACGAGCTTCAAGGACCCTTATACCGAGGGCGTCATCCGCAAGTCCATCAGCTATTTTGAGCATGGCCAACGTAGCAATCGGCCATTTGTACCTGGCATTATGCCGATTGGGATTGACTTTGAACAGCTGCGGTCGGACAGAGAGACGATCATCCTGAATAGAATGAGTGCTCGCTACAACGAATTGCAGAAGCTTGCGGGCAACATGGCACATTGGGACACGGCACAAGACGAGGTTGTACCCGACGAGAGCCTTAAGCGAAAAGCGATCATCGAAATGATGAAGATTCAGCTCTATTCCAAGCAGCGCGCTTTCCGTGAGAAGGCTGGACGTCTAATGATCAACTATGACAATCTTGCAATGACAACCAACCGCAGCCATTACCGACGGATGAAGAAACAGAATGTGCGCGAGGCTCGTATAACCGAGAAGCTCGAGAAGGACCAGCGTAATGCCAGGGAGATTCGGGAGAGGAAGAAACACACCGACTTCCTGCAAGCCGTATTCACTCACAGAAACGAAATGCACGCATCAGCGCAGGCTCAACAATCAAAGATGAGCAGGCTAGGCCGCTGGATGACAAACCACCACAGTAACATCGAGAAGGAGGAGCAGAAGCGTATTGAGCGCAACGCCAAGCAACGTCTACAAGCCCTGAAGGCTAACGACGAAGAAGCCTACTTGAAGTTGCTCGACCAAGCCAAGGATACCAGAATCACTCACCTGCTTAGGCAAACCGATGGCTTCTTGCACCAGCTCACTGCATCGGTTAAGGCGCAGCAGCGACAAGCTGCAGAGCGCTACGGAGGAGAGGAGATCATCGATGACGAAGAACTACCGGACTCGGATGACGAAGAAAGCAACCGCAAAATTGACTACTACGCTGTGGCCCACCGTATCAAGGAGGAGGTCACGGCGCAGGCCAGCATCCTGGTTGGCGGTACGCTGAAGGAGTACCAGATCAAGGGTCTCCAATGGATGATCTCGCTGTATAACAACAACCTCAACGGTATTCTTGCGGATGAGATGGGTTTGGGCAAGACAATTCAGACGATCAGTCTAATCACTTATCTGATTGAGAAGAAGCAGCAACACGGCCCTTACCTGGTCATTGTTCCCCTGAGTACATTGACCAACTGGACTCTGGAGTTTGAAAAGTGGGCACCCTCAGTGACTCGCGTGGTCTACAAGGGTCCGCCAAACGCCAGGAAACAGCAGCAAGATAAGATTCGCCAAGGCAGGTTCCAAGTGCTTCTCACGACATACGAGTACATCATCAAGGACCGCCCGATTCTGAGCAAGATCAAATGGTTCCACATGATCATTGACGAGGGTCACCGTATGAAGAACAGCAACTCCAAGCTCACCTCAACCATCCAACAATACTACCAAACCCGTTTCCGTCTCATTCTTACCGGTACCCCTCTGCAAAATAACCTCGCGGAGCTGTGGGCTATGCTCAACTTCACGTTGCCCAACATCTTCAAGTCCGCCAAGACTTTCGATGAGTGGTTCAACACACCCTTCGCCAACACCGGAGGCCAGGACAAGATGGAGTTGACAGAAGAAGAGCAGATTCTCGTCATTCGCCGTCTACACAAGGTTCTCCGACCTTTCTTGCTTCGTCGTCTCAAGAAGGATGTCGAAAAGGATCTGCCAGACAAGACCGAGAAGGTCATCAAGTGCAAATTCTCAGCATTGCAGTCACGCCTGTACAACCAAATGGTCAAGCACCAAAAGCTTGTTGTCAGCGATGGCAAGGGAGGCAAGACTGGTGCTCGTGGTCTGAGCAACATGATCATGCAACTCCGAAAGCTGTGCAATCACCCGTTCGTGTTTGATGAGGTTGAGAATCAGATGAACCCCACCAACACCAGCAACGATCTACTTTGGCGTACCGCAGGCAAGTTCGAGCTGTTGGATCGAGTATTGCCCAAGTACAAGGCTTCAGGCCATCGTGTCCTCATGTTCTTCCAGATGACTGCGATCATGGACATTATGGAGGACTTCTTGCGCTTCAGAGGCATACAGTACTTGCGCCTGGATGGTACCACCAAGTCAGAGGATCGATCTGATTTGCTTTACCAGTTCAACCGCCCAGACTCGCCCTACTTCATGTTCTTGCTTTCTACTCGTGCTGGAGGTCTTGGTCTCAACTTGCAAACTGCCGACACTGTCATCATCTACGATTCGGACTGGAATCCCCATCAAGATTTGCAGGCCCAAGATCGTGCGCATCGTATCGGTCAGAAAAACGAAGTCAGGATCCTTCGATTgatcagcagcagctccgTTGAAGAGAAGATTCTGGATCGTGCGAGGTTTAAGCTTGACATGGACGGAAAGATTATCCAGGCAGGTCGTTTCGACAACAAGTCGTCCGAAACTGATCGTGATGCCATGCTCAGAACGCTGCTAGAAACAGCCGACATGGCAGAGAACGGAGAGCAGGAAGAAATGGATGACGAGGAACTCAACATGATCCTGGCGCGTAACGAGGCCGAACTCGCAATCTTCCAGGAGATGGATGAACAGAGATCTAAAGATCCAATTTACGGAACTGCCGCAGGATGCAAGGGTGTTCCACGTCTGATGGCGGAGACCGAGCTACCTGAGATCTACCTTGGTGATGGTAACCCTGTCGAGGAGGAACAGGAAACCATACTGGGACGCGGCGCTCGTGAAAGGACCAAGGTCAAATATGACGATGGCTTGACGGAGGAGCAATGGCTTATGGCTgtcgatgacgatgatgacagTCCCGAGGCAGCAGCTGCACGTAAGCAGGCGCGCAAGGATAAGAGAGAGACCAACCGGCTGAAGAGGCTAGCGGCTGGCATCGCATCACCAGAAAACTCGCCGACGGCCAGTCGTGCAAGCACTGAGGAGCCACAAATAGAAACTCCTGTCAAGAAGCGCGGGCGCAAACCGGGCAGCAAGAATGTCGAAAAGCGCAAGGCGGAGGATGGCGACGATGAACCGCCAGCAAAGAAACGCAGGGGTCCACAAGGAAGGCCAAAGGCGGTCAAAACCGGCTCTCCCCATCGCGCTTTGCTGCAGAAGAGTCTCGGCAATCTTTACGAAGCTCTTATGGAGCTGGAGGTTGATGACATTGATCCCGAGGCCaaggatgaggatgacgagCCCCTCAAGCGACTTATCATTGGTCCTTTTATCAAGCTGCCGCCCAAGCGCGACTTCCCTGATTACTATCAGTTTATTGCCAAACCCATCGCAATGAAACAGATTGAAACCAGGATAAAGAAGGAGGAATACAGCAACCTGAGCGATCTGAAGAGTGACATCGAGCTTCTTTGCAACAACTGCCGTCAGTACAATGAAGATGGCAGCATCCTTTACTCGGATGCAAACATAATAGAG AAATTCTTCAATGAAAGGCTCGAGGCTGAGCTCAGCTCCCATCCGGAACTGCAAGAACTGGAGGTTGGTAGCAGCAAAGACCATGACACTTCAGTTGCCCCGTCAACCGCGACCGGCACGCCTCAaccggcggcggccacaGCAACAAGGATCAAGATAGTGACGAACGGGACAAACCAACCGAACGGCACTACCAATGGTAAtgcaggagaagaagaatgA